Genomic window (Candidatus Nealsonbacteria bacterium):
GATGAAGCCATTAAGATGATAGGTCAGACGCCTTTTCTTGAATTTAAAGAACAGCGGTCTTCGGAAGAAACCCAGAAGATTATTGATAAAAGAAAAGAGGCAGAGGAGTTCATTGGTAAAGAAATGGAACAATGGACTGCTGAGGATTTTCAAAAAATTCAGGAAATTCCGGAGTGGCATTTAATTTTTGAGGATGCTTATTTTGTTTCCACTCCATTAACCGGCCGATACTTAAAAAGGGCAGAGATTGGTTTTGACCAAACCACTTTTCAGCCCCTGGTTTCTCTGGAATTTGACAAACAAGGAGGAATAATTTTTGAAGAGTTAACAGGAAGAAACATTAATAAACTAATAGCAATTTATATTGACCGGGTCTTAATTTCCACGCCGGTTGTTCAGGAAAAAATCAGCGGCGGCCAAGCTCAAATCAGCGGTCAATTTACGGTTGAAGAGGCAAGAGAATTGGCCAGAAATCTTAATGCCGGGGCCTTGCCCGTTCCTATTCAAATAATTTCCCAGCAGAGAGTCGGTCCGATTTTGGGAAAAGTTTCTCTGGAACAAAGTTTCCAGGCCGGAATTTTCGGTTTTTTAGCCGTAATTATATTTATGATTATTTTTTACAGATTACCCGGCTTTTTGGCTTCTCTGGCTCTGGTAATTTATATCATTTTAATTTTATCTTTATTTAAACTGATTCCGGTTACTTTGACTTTAGCCGGGATGGCCGGTTTTCTTTTGTCGGTTGGCATGGCGGTTGACGCCAATATTTTGATTTTTTCCCGACTAAAAGAAGAATTAAAAGCCAAAAAAAATCTTTCTCAAAGTATTGAAGAAGGGTTTTCACGAGCCTGGAGTTCAATCCGGGACGGAAATTTGACCACTTTACTGGTAACAATTATTTTATTTTATTTTGGACTCGGCTTTGTTCGGGGTTTTGCCCTGGCTTTGGGTTTGGGAATTTTAGTTTCCATGTTTTCAGCCATTTTCATTACTAAAAATTTTTTAAAGCTTTTTGAACAAACCTCTTTAGAAAAAATTAATTGGCTTTGGCGTTAAGCAAGATGGGATTTGATTTTCTCAAATATAATAAAATTTATCTTATTTTTTCCGGATTTTTAATTTTAATCAGTTTCATTTTTCTGATTTTTTTCGGTTTGAATTTCGGAATTGATTTTACCGGAGGAAGCATACTGGAGATAGAATACAAAAATGAGCGGCCTTCAAACCAGGTAATCAGGGAGTCGCTGATTGGCTTGGATTTAGGAGAATTTATTATTCAACCGACCAATGAAAGAGGGGTGATTTTAAGAATGAAAGAAATTTCTCCCGAAATCCACCAGCAGATAATTCAGAAATTAAAAGAAAAAGGGGATTTAGAAGAACAAAGATTTGAATCCATTGGCCCGGTAATCGGCCGGGAATTAAGAGAAAGAATCAAATTAGTCACTTTTATTTCTCTTTTAGTCATTCTTTTTTATATTACTTTGGCTTTCAGGAAAATTTCCAAGCCAATTGCTTCCTGGCAGTATGGAATTTCTTCCATTATTTGTCTTTTTCACGATGTTTTAATTCCTCTGGGGATTTTTTCCATTTTGGGCAATTATTACCATATTCAAATAACCATTCCAGTGGTCATTGCTTTTTTGATAGTTATCGGTTATTCCATTAACAACACAGTAGTTGTTTTTGACAGAATCAGGGAAAATATTTTAAAAAGAACCGGCCAGACCTATGAAGAAACAGTCAATTTGAGCCTAAATCAAACCCTGTCCCGCTGTCTTCATACTTCTTTGACCACTCTTTTTGTTTTAATCGCCATTTTCTTTTTTGGCGGAGAGACCTTGAAATATTTTGCTTTAGCTTTAATCCTGGGAATTATTGCCGGAACATACTCATCTCTTTTTTTAGCCAGCCCCATATTGGTATTTTGGCTAAAATGGAAAAAGAACGTTTAATGGGAATTGACAAAAATTATTTTTATAGTTGAATTAAATTAAAGAAAGCTTATCTTCTTCAGACCCTAATGAGCGATTTTTTAATAAACCTAAATTTAATTTTTCACTATTTATGGCAGGTTATTAAAAACTGGTGGTGGTTGTTTTTGCCTTTTTATCTTTATCCCAAATTAATAGACCAATACCTCTGGTTTATTCAAGAAAAATGGGATAGTAAAATAAAAAAAGTGTTTTTGGAAATAAAATTACCAAAGGAAATAAAAAAACCGATTAAGGCGATGGAGCAGATTTTTGCCGACTTTCACGGTTTACACGATATTCCAACCTGGAGAGAAGTGTGGATAGAGGGACAATTTCAATTAGGCTTATCTTTGGAAATCGTCAGTCGGGCCGGAAAAATCCATTTTTACATCAGAACGCCGGAAATGTTTAAAGATTTTATTGTCTCTAATATTTATGCCCAATATCCAGAAGCGGAAATTTCAACGGTTGAGGACTATACTAAATCAGTTCCATTAGATATTCCCAATAAGGATTGGGATATTTGGGGGGTGGATTATGTAAATGCCAAAGATGATATCTATCCAATTAAAACCTATTCCAAATTTGAAGATGAAAAAGAAACCAAAAAAGAAACAATAACCGACCCATTATCCAATTTATTAGAAGGAATGTCTGATTTAAGGCCGGGCGAACAAATGTGGTATCAGGTTGTTATCAAGCCGGTTTTAGGCAGGGATTTTCCTTGGCAGGAAAAGGGAAAAAAATTAGTAGATAAATTAGTTGGAAGGGCGGAAAAAGAAAAATCAAAATCAATTCCTCGGCAAATTTATGAGCTTTTATTTTTAGCAAAAGCGCCGGGAGAAACTATTAAAAAGGAGGCGGATGTTATTCCGCCGGAAATGAAACTTACTCCTGGGGAAACAGAGGTTATCAGCGCTGTTGAAGAAAAATTAAGTAAATTCGGATACAAATGCAATTGCCGAGTTATTTATTTAGGGAAAAGAGATGTTTTTTTTAAACCCAGGGTGAAAACTTTTTTTGGTTTTTTTAAAACAATTTCAACCGAGAATTTGGGTGGATTAAAGCCCTGGTCAAAAACTCTAACCAAATCCAAATCTGTTTTATTTTGGTTTTTAGATAAAAGGATATTATATTTTAGACAAAGAAGGATATTTAGAAACTATAAAATGAGGACGCCGCCCCTGTTTCCCCGTCCGGGCGGAATATTTGTTTTAAATACCGAAGAATTGGCCACCCTCTATCATTTTCCAGGCGAAGCAGCTGCCCCAACAGTTGGTATTTCCCGAGTTGAAATAAAAAAAGGAGTCGCTCCCATTGAATTACCAACAGAGTAATTTTAATTTCTTCCTGATTTATGAATTCTGACAATAACGAAATCAATTTTTTTGGCGAAACGACCTTTAGAAATATAAGAAAAAAATTTGGTATCAAAACCGAAGACCGGAGGAGACACATATATCTGATTGGAAAAACCGGCATGGGTAAAACCGCGATGATGGAAAATATGGCTATTCAGGACATCCAAAAGGGAAAGGGGCTTGGTTTTATTGATTGTTACGGAGAAGCGGCCGAAAAATTATTGGACTTCATTCCTAGCCAGCGAATTAACGATGTTGTTTATTTTAATCCGGCTGATTTGGATTTTCCCATTTCTTTCAATGTTATGGAAAAAGTCAGCCGGGAACATCGTCATTTGGCGGCTTCTGGTTTGATAGGGGTTTTAAAAAAAATCTGGCCCGATGTTTGGTCGTCCCAGGTGGAACACATTTTAAATAATGCTATTTTAGCTCTTTTGGAATACCCCAATTCTACCATCTTGGGGATTAATAGAATGCTGATAGACGTTGGTTTCAGAAAAAAAATAGTAGATAAGGTTACTGATCCGATGGTCAAAACATTTTGGCTTCAGGAATTTGCTCAATACTTTCATGATTTTGAAATAGAGGCAACAGCTATCGTTCAAAACAAGGTTGGTCAATTCGTTTCCAGTCCCTTAATCAGAAATATTGTTGGTCAGATTAAATCCAAAATCAATATGAGGGAAATAATAGACGGAAAAAAAATTCTCATTGTCAATATTTCCAAAGAGAAAATAGGAGAAGACAACTCTCGGCTGCTGGGGGCCTTATTGATTACCAAATTACAATTGGCGGCTATGTCCAGGGTTGATATTCCCGAAGAAAAAAGAGAAGATTTTTATTTATATGTTGATGAATTTCAAAACTTTGCTACCGAGTCCTTTGTTAATATTTTATCCGAAGCCAGAAAATATAAATTGAACTTGATTTTGGGCCATCAGTATATCAATCAAATGGAAGAAAAGGTAAGAGACGCCGTCCTCGGCAACGCAGGAACAATCGTTTGTTTTAGAGTAGGAGCCGAAGACGCTGAATTTTTGGGAAAAGAATTTTTTCCCGAATTTTCAGCCGAGGACTTAGTCAACCTATCCAAATATGATATTTATTTAAAACTAATGATTGATGGAACGACCAGCCGGCCCTTTTCAGCCAAAACCCTTGCTCTTTTTTCCAAACCCGAAAAATCTTCCAAAGAAAAAATTATTAAAGTTTCCCGGGAAAAATACGGAATTTCCCAAAAAATCATTGAAGAAAAAATTAACCGCTGGCACAAAACCCTCCTCTATTTAAATGAAAACTCTGAAAGCCATAAAAAATTTTAATTTTAAAGGAAAAAAAGTTTTAGTTCGGTGTGATTTTAATGTTCCCCTGTCAGAAAAAGGAGATGTTTTAGATGATTTTAGAATTAAAGCCAGCCTTCCCACCATTGAATACCTAATTAAAAAAGGAGCTAAGCTCCTTTTGATGAGTCACATGGGAAGATCATTCGATTCCGCTCAAAATCAAAAATCAAAAGCCGAGCGTCAATTTGTGGAAGCGAGGCGGGAGAAGAGAACGAAGTTCTCTGCGACCATCAAAAATCAAAAATATAGTTTAAAACCGATTGCTTCAAAATTAGAGACATTATTAAATCGAAAAGTTAAGTTTTTAAGAGACTGTGTTGGTGAAGTTGTTGAAAGAGAAATAAGAAAAATGAGACCCAAAGGTATCGTTTTATTGGAAAATTTAAGATTTTATAAAGAAGAAGAGGAAGGAAATCCGAATTTTGCTCAAAAATTGGCAAAATTGGCAGATATTTATATTAACGATGCTTTTTCGGTTTGTCATAGGTCGCATGCCTCAGTAGTCGGCATAACAAAATATTTGCCTTCGGCCGCCGGCTTTTTGCTGGAAAAAGAAATCAAAGTTTTATCTCAGGTTATGAATCCGCCAGCTGGCGGACTGAAAAGACCTTTGGTTGTAATTATCGGCGGAAGCAAGGTTCAAGATAAAGCAAGAGTGATTGAGAGATTTTTACAAATGGCCGATTGGATTTTAATCGGAAATTTAATATCCAAAGAGATTAAACAAGGAAAGATTGAGTTAAAAAAAAGAGAAAAGGTTGTTTTTCCCTTAGATAGTATAAAGGGTCTTGATATAGGAGAAAAAACAATTGCTATTTTCAAAGAAAAAATTTTTCAAGCCAAAACCGTTTTTTGGGCCGGTCCCCTTGGTAAAATTGAAGAAAAAAAATATCAAAGAGGAACCGAAGAAATCGCCCGAACTATCATAAAAAGCAATTCTTTTTCAATTATCGGAGGAGGGGATACGATTAAATTTATCAGTCGGGTCGGTTTAATTGAAAAATTCAATCATGTTTCAATTGGCGGAAGCGCTCTTTTGGCTTTTTTGAGCGGGGAAAAACTACCAGGTCTGAAAGCATTGAAATAATCGCTCGGCAACGAACCCCGCCCTCTATCCTAAAAGTCAAAAAAAGAAAATCAAAATATTACAGAAATACTTGGGATCTCTTCAAGAAAAAATACAGCTTGGAGGGCGGGGTTGTTGCCTTGCTCTATTATTCGTAATTTGAAGAGATTCGTAATTCGTAAGATGGAAGAGATAAAAAATCTAAAAAAAGCTGCTGCCCGAATTTTAGAAGCAATTAATAAAAAAGAAAAAATTATTCTCTATGGAGATGCCGATTTGGACGGCATAACTTCGGTTATTATTTTAAAAGAAACCCTGAAAAATTTAAACGGTCAAATCACAGCCATATATTTTCCCGATAGAGAAAAGGAGGGCTATGGAATTACCGAAACCGGTTTAAATAATTTAAAAAAATTTTCACCCGCCCTTTTAATCGTTTTTGATTTGGGTATCGGAAACTTTAAAGAAGTAAAATTAGCCCAAAAAATGGGTTTGAATGTAATAATTATTGACCATCATCAAATTTTAGATAAATTGCCGGAAGCCGAAATTATCGTTAATCCGAAGCAAAAAGGAGACAAATACGATTTTAAAAAATTAGCCACGGTCGGTCTTGCTTTTAAACTTTCGGAAGAACTTTTAGAAAAAAGAATGACCGATTGTCTAAGAAAAAGTTTTTTAGAATTGACGGCTATTGCCACTCTGGCCGATTTAATGCCTAGAGAATCGGAAAATGAAACAATGATTCAAGAGGGTTTGTCTTCTTTGGAAAATTCCTGGCGGCCGGGAATTAAAATTTTTTTTGATTTGTTGGATTGGCAAAATTTTGACAACATTGAGCAGAAAGTTTCCAAAATTATTTCAATTTTAAACATCAGGGATGTTGAAAATAATCTTCCGGCCGGCTATCGTCTTTTAACCGCTTCAAATTTTAATGAAACAAAAAAAATTTTTGATAAACTTTTAATAAAGACAGAACAAAGGAAAATAAGAGTAAGAGAAATTACAGCCGAAGCCGAAGAGAGAATTTTCCAAAAAGAAGAGCCGATTATTTTTGAAGGCGATTCAAATTGGGAAGTCGCCTTAATTCCTTCCCTGTCTTCATTTTTCTGTCAAAAATATCAAAAACCAACATTTATTTTCAAAAAACTGGAAAAAGAAAGCCAGGGTACAGTTAGAACTCCAACCGGAATAGACAGTGTGGCCTTGATGAAAAAATGCAAAAAATATCTTTTGACTTTCGGCGGCCATGCTAAGGCCTCCGGTTTCAGAATAAAAAACGAAAATCTGGAAAAATTTAAGGAATGTCTTGTTAAAAACTTATGCGAAAAATAATAATTTATACTGATGGCGGGTCAAAGGGAAACCCCGGGCCGTCAGCAGTTGGAGTTTTATTTTGTAATGAAAAAGACGAGGTTGTTAAAAAATATTCCGAATACCTGGGCGAGAATTTTACCAACAATGAAGCCGAATATCTGGCCGTAATTTTTGCCTTAGAAAAATTTAAAGCTCTTTTTGGTAAAAAATTAGCCAAAAACACGGAAATTGAATTAAGGTCCGACTCTGAACTTTTAGTTAAACAGCTACGGGGTTTATATAAAATTTTAGAACCGGAATTACAACATCTTTTTTTAAAAATCTGGAATCTGAAATTGGATTTTCAAAAATTGAAATTCAAATTAATTTCTCGTCAAAAAAACAAAGAAGCTGATAGATTAGTTAATGAAACCTTAAATAGCCTGACTACCACTCAAAAATTATTCTGAGATTAGAGATAAAAATTAAAAACCCCACCATTTTTGTGGGATTTTTAGTGTCCTAGTAAGTCTATAAGCCGAATTCTGTCTTGCCCTGTTAAATAATTTCGCCTTTGGCGAAATTGCTGCAAAGCAGCATTTAACAGGGTGAAGTGATTATCTATCTGGTCCCGATATTACTACCGGGATCAAGCGAGTTACTTTTCACAGAAGCTCTATGATGAATCACAGAATTTCTGGTTTACTCTTGCACTCAGTAAGGATTTAGCCGTTTCACCCCTCGCTTCGCTCGGGGCAAGCCCGAGTTTATACGAGGGCTGCCCCTCACCAAATTTTGGTGGGGGTGCTTGACCTTTCGGTCTCGCCCGTCTCTGTTCGCACCTCTCGCCTTACGGCGGACGGCCATTAGCCGCTACTATTTTAGATTCCGACAAAAGTCGGGAAATGAGTGTTCGGACTTTCCTCTGAGCACATAATTCGTTATGTGCTCGGCAATCACCCGACTTACTAGGACAAATTTATTTTAACAATTTCATAATCCTTTGTCAAATCGGAAAATTAAGGTAGGATAAAAACGATATGTTAAATCGTTTTTTTAATTCCCAAACCAAAACCATTACTTTTGCCGCTTTTTTACTGGCTGCTTC
Coding sequences:
- the secD gene encoding protein translocase subunit SecD: MSKNKVYFYLVVIFILAFGAGNLVYPGYFNRLADYINLPRFPEIPFKLGLDLQGGAHLVYQADLTGISQEDRASAMEGLRDVIERRVDIFGVREPVIQVQGERLIIELAGVMDVDEAIKMIGQTPFLEFKEQRSSEETQKIIDKRKEAEEFIGKEMEQWTAEDFQKIQEIPEWHLIFEDAYFVSTPLTGRYLKRAEIGFDQTTFQPLVSLEFDKQGGIIFEELTGRNINKLIAIYIDRVLISTPVVQEKISGGQAQISGQFTVEEARELARNLNAGALPVPIQIISQQRVGPILGKVSLEQSFQAGIFGFLAVIIFMIIFYRLPGFLASLALVIYIILILSLFKLIPVTLTLAGMAGFLLSVGMAVDANILIFSRLKEELKAKKNLSQSIEEGFSRAWSSIRDGNLTTLLVTIILFYFGLGFVRGFALALGLGILVSMFSAIFITKNFLKLFEQTSLEKINWLWR
- the secF gene encoding protein translocase subunit SecF → MGFDFLKYNKIYLIFSGFLILISFIFLIFFGLNFGIDFTGGSILEIEYKNERPSNQVIRESLIGLDLGEFIIQPTNERGVILRMKEISPEIHQQIIQKLKEKGDLEEQRFESIGPVIGRELRERIKLVTFISLLVILFYITLAFRKISKPIASWQYGISSIICLFHDVLIPLGIFSILGNYYHIQITIPVVIAFLIVIGYSINNTVVVFDRIRENILKRTGQTYEETVNLSLNQTLSRCLHTSLTTLFVLIAIFFFGGETLKYFALALILGIIAGTYSSLFLASPILVFWLKWKKNV
- a CDS encoding type IV secretion system DNA-binding domain-containing protein; this translates as MNSDNNEINFFGETTFRNIRKKFGIKTEDRRRHIYLIGKTGMGKTAMMENMAIQDIQKGKGLGFIDCYGEAAEKLLDFIPSQRINDVVYFNPADLDFPISFNVMEKVSREHRHLAASGLIGVLKKIWPDVWSSQVEHILNNAILALLEYPNSTILGINRMLIDVGFRKKIVDKVTDPMVKTFWLQEFAQYFHDFEIEATAIVQNKVGQFVSSPLIRNIVGQIKSKINMREIIDGKKILIVNISKEKIGEDNSRLLGALLITKLQLAAMSRVDIPEEKREDFYLYVDEFQNFATESFVNILSEARKYKLNLILGHQYINQMEEKVRDAVLGNAGTIVCFRVGAEDAEFLGKEFFPEFSAEDLVNLSKYDIYLKLMIDGTTSRPFSAKTLALFSKPEKSSKEKIIKVSREKYGISQKIIEEKINRWHKTLLYLNENSESHKKF
- a CDS encoding phosphoglycerate kinase, with translation MKTLKAIKNFNFKGKKVLVRCDFNVPLSEKGDVLDDFRIKASLPTIEYLIKKGAKLLLMSHMGRSFDSAQNQKSKAERQFVEARREKRTKFSATIKNQKYSLKPIASKLETLLNRKVKFLRDCVGEVVEREIRKMRPKGIVLLENLRFYKEEEEGNPNFAQKLAKLADIYINDAFSVCHRSHASVVGITKYLPSAAGFLLEKEIKVLSQVMNPPAGGLKRPLVVIIGGSKVQDKARVIERFLQMADWILIGNLISKEIKQGKIELKKREKVVFPLDSIKGLDIGEKTIAIFKEKIFQAKTVFWAGPLGKIEEKKYQRGTEEIARTIIKSNSFSIIGGGDTIKFISRVGLIEKFNHVSIGGSALLAFLSGEKLPGLKALK
- a CDS encoding DHH family phosphoesterase, translating into MKRFVIRKMEEIKNLKKAAARILEAINKKEKIILYGDADLDGITSVIILKETLKNLNGQITAIYFPDREKEGYGITETGLNNLKKFSPALLIVFDLGIGNFKEVKLAQKMGLNVIIIDHHQILDKLPEAEIIVNPKQKGDKYDFKKLATVGLAFKLSEELLEKRMTDCLRKSFLELTAIATLADLMPRESENETMIQEGLSSLENSWRPGIKIFFDLLDWQNFDNIEQKVSKIISILNIRDVENNLPAGYRLLTASNFNETKKIFDKLLIKTEQRKIRVREITAEAEERIFQKEEPIIFEGDSNWEVALIPSLSSFFCQKYQKPTFIFKKLEKESQGTVRTPTGIDSVALMKKCKKYLLTFGGHAKASGFRIKNENLEKFKECLVKNLCEK
- a CDS encoding ribonuclease HI family protein; this translates as MRKIIIYTDGGSKGNPGPSAVGVLFCNEKDEVVKKYSEYLGENFTNNEAEYLAVIFALEKFKALFGKKLAKNTEIELRSDSELLVKQLRGLYKILEPELQHLFLKIWNLKLDFQKLKFKLISRQKNKEADRLVNETLNSLTTTQKLF